From Cotesia glomerata isolate CgM1 linkage group LG3, MPM_Cglom_v2.3, whole genome shotgun sequence:
taagatTAGTAAAGGACGATATACGCTCGTGATGAGAagatttttcataatataatCTATCATTTTATGCATAcattatatagatgtatataatgtatgtatattaagtctaactttattaaattttttcaaagatgaagtatatttttgaagagttaatattttgtaataaatacaattagATTATGGTATTCGCTTTATACATACCCGAATGTAGTAGAACCAACATCCAGTAATTGTTATTGAGGGTAAAACTTGTTTTATTGcttgaataaattctttgtTATAGTCAGCGACGATtctctgtaaatttttttttattgacggTACTCTtactaaaatttcatcaaatattTCCTTGTACAAGGATTCCGTGACCGTTTcacataatataaaaatactcgGTATTccctaaattttgaaatatataaaaatttttatataataaaaaatatattgtaaattttctttaatattaatacttacaatatttttttttcttaaatgaaatattagtAACTGCGAAATGTTCAAATTTACTGGAACACTCTatgaaacaattattaataaattatttattgtaatttaaagattaaaaaaaaaatttgaggtATACATTCTTATTATATTGCAACAGTTTTACTGTGAAATGAAGGCATGTCAACATAAAACAAATGTATTTCTAATGTTTTAATACTATTAAAATTGCGTAAGGAATCTATTAAAAGTCCCGCTTAATTAAATCCAGCTGATATttagacaaaattaaaattatagaaaaatgaagttttataaaatatataactttatattattttggctcaattaatatatataactgTATAGTACCTTAAATGTTGCTTGCACATTAATTTCTTCCACATCACCAACTCTATCAAACATTTCTTTTGATGATATAATGATGGCAACAGAGCCATCATCTGCCACTACTTTCTGTCttagcatatttttaattggtgGATAGGTATCAACATTATCTGTTAATTCTCCTAATTGATTAGTAATAGTTGGTTTCAGGCTTTTTCTTTTCTTACTAACCCTTGCTCTTAAAGAACTATTTGAAAACCTCTTATTTTCCACTCTgaaacataattttataaatattataaaaattaaaaacttctcATATTGTCATTTTGCATGTCTGAAAACTTAATCTCTTATAGATAggtagtaaatttataaattaatcgtTTTAGAGCAAGCATTTTAAGTAATTGAATAAGTATTATCAACAGAAATATccatttcattttatataattttaaagtaacaAAAATATCTGgtaaacagttaaaaaaattcaagttcaTATCTccaatgtaataaaataagttataGTTATATTTAGTTGTACAGTTTACAAGccaattcattaatttttgaagagGTCATTAAAAAACATACCTATGCATTTCGCTCTTTAAGcacgaaagaaaaaaattcttatatgACAATAATAAAAGCTGCAGTTGTggatattacaaatttttaattgtcattGAAAAACAGGAAATAACGAgccatattttaaatataattacctTGACTTTATTAAAGTGACAATTTCGTTTGGAGCCAGTGTTCCTTCACCGCATAAGGTGTCAACAAGGTTTCTTACGAGTGGCTCGTTTTCTATAGGTGGTGGCTCTGGATGATTATGGTCATCTAAACGACCTTCATAAACTCcgtttatcattattatttttgcagGGCATTTGTAATTTGATCTCTTGGATTTACAATGAAACTTTGTTTCATTGGAATTTTTCACTTCTTTATAAATCCATGAACCacataagaataaaaatgatcCTGGTGTTTTACCAGGAACTTTAACCAGATCCATAacctaaaacaaaaatttataataaagtagTTTCAAATAGTATCCGTTTTTCACAGctgcaatataaaaaattaacaataaagaAATACTTACTGAAACTAAATTAGTGTACAAGCGAAAATGAAATACAACTCAAAATTACCATAtccaatgaattttttttttttttttaatatcttatatGTTTAACGGGgctttaaatataatattcaatatatcCAGTGTGTTTAGCGATCTGATAATTCGGACGAATAACAAATTGTTATTCATCCGAGAATTTACAAAATAGTGTATAgaaaagttaatattaattttaaaataaatttaaatatattaagtacattaatgaataaataagaaaattaataggtaaattattaaatatttaaaatggaGGTGGAAGGAGCACGCTCGCTATAGGCAATTTGTCATAAATTGTGTCCCATAAAAAAGTAAGAAAATACCGATAGTTATTTCTGCCAGTAGGGCGGCATGGTGATCACCCAAATCGTAGTGACGTCACAGAAAACCGTTCAGCATTGCGTATTTGCAAACATATGTACATGTggataaatactttttaaggATGTGTaacatttttatgttttttaagaaataaaataagtatttcagaaaatagtaaaaaagtgtgtgataaaaaattatcttagtggctcttgaaataaaagaaaattaaaatcggaGTTAAATCTAAGCTATCTAAGCTCCGTGATTTTACTACTGGAAGGTAGAGGTTATGAATTTTACAAACTCTTTATAAATTGTTctgcaataaaaaatacaataaaggtaatattttttcttacaataCTAATTAACactcaaaatttattgtcgGATCACTAGCAACACTACAAAATCCAAActatacaaaattattttaaaaatttttgcgacCACGtgttcataaataataataattcctacaacctataaatatatatatgttttatttactCCATAACAACGGTTGAATAACAAATGATGTCAATTGTACTTTTTTGTTacgtttatttgtttttatgttTACACAAGCAAAAAGTTGTTTAGTAAAgtataagttaaaaaagttaataattaaagcaaaaaaaaaaattaacattaatttattattgattaataatgtcaaaattagataataaaagttatttaatcgCTGTTaggatgaaaattattaatatgtgGCAAAATAATCgatcaaattttgatattaaaaatgaaacagGATGCGAGGTCAAAACTATTTGCAAATGGATAAAAAGGTTTAAAGAGCAAGGAATTGATGGTTTGAAAGACTTGAGAAACAAAAATAAGAGACCAAGAACATCAACTGAAGACGAcgacaattttttatacgacATTGCTGtggacaaaaattttgattcatgtgagtttttcaaaaatgaagCAGCTGTAAACATATCGTCTAAAACTATTAATAGAAGACTGAAAGAGAAAGGATTGATAAGTGCAAGAGTTCGCAGAACAGTAAGTCTTACCGAATCTAATCGAATAAATAGAATCCAGCATTGTATTGAGCATCTGGATTGGACTGAAGAGGATTGGAGTGCTGTCATTTGGTCCGACGAGAAAGTAAGTTATATTGTACTTTAATGCAATTATTTACGTATAGAAATCTCGTGTTATTAGCCTTGATACTCTTTCAATTCTTTTTACTGtgctttactttttttttaaattcgctATTTATTATAGAGTTTCAAGACTACTACAGATAATCGAAAAAGAGTTTGGAGGAAGCCGGGGACTAGAAATGATCCTAAGAATACTGTTCCTATTGCACGATCTAACCGTATTAGTGCAATGTATTGGGGAGCAATGACCTCTCAGGGACTTATGTCTCTAACGCCAGTTGAAACACCTTTTACTGCTGAAAAGTATTTGGATGTATTGGAAAATGTGATGTATCCAGCAGCAAGACAGCTGTATCCAATTGACCTTTACCCAAA
This genomic window contains:
- the LOC123261722 gene encoding uncharacterized protein LOC123261722 — protein: MDLVKVPGKTPGSFLFLCGSWIYKEVKNSNETKFHCKSKRSNYKCPAKIIMINGVYEGRLDDHNHPEPPPIENEPLVRNLVDTLCGEGTLAPNEIVTLIKSRVENKRFSNSSLRARVSKKRKSLKPTITNQLGELTDNVDTYPPIKNMLRQKVVADDGSVAIIISSKEMFDRVGDVEEINVQATFKSVPVNLNISQLLIFHLRKKNIGIPSIFILCETVTESLYKEIFDEILVRVPSIKKNLQRIVADYNKEFIQAIKQVLPSITITGCWFYYIRMTARLWVKSGLGKDFTHDILRYSFSMPTLPASQFENVIDEINALINVPNDKEIENKQYLLKFTKYLKDWWLPQAALITSHGENTNFINISEYFQRHIGSNLGSTTPDIFQFTERVRRLNNEYDKVWNDMEKEATYQHFENQCLIKITNHIKKLLVDLEDGTISLLEYLETAIEPSMQLEILTQLKVPQYLGDEDNISELPDLQLMI